The proteins below are encoded in one region of Sinorhizobium meliloti:
- a CDS encoding sulfurtransferase, whose translation MRIASLAFTLSVLASSALAADISPLVDAEWVKANAGDKDVVILDIRDKVAETELGDKPYIQGAVVAPYASAGWRTEVGGVPGMLPPLEQITKLIGDLGIDNDDHVVIVPWGTDSTEFGGATRVYWTFKYLGHEEVSILDGGWRQYDAAGGTRSAEAVKPEPATFHAEPQEKLLATTEEVAAALKAGVKLIDGRPAEQHQGKSKSPVVRANGTIPGSINIEHSKLYSQDHALFARPETVKALTEAAGLAAEEENITFCNTGHWASVTWFALSEVLGNKNTTMYDGSMAEWTADPARPVENKSGT comes from the coding sequence ATGCGCATCGCATCATTAGCATTCACGCTGTCCGTCCTTGCCTCGTCCGCGCTCGCTGCCGACATAAGCCCGCTCGTCGACGCCGAATGGGTCAAGGCGAATGCCGGCGACAAAGACGTCGTCATCCTCGACATCCGCGACAAGGTCGCCGAGACGGAACTTGGCGACAAACCCTATATCCAGGGCGCGGTTGTTGCACCCTATGCGAGCGCCGGCTGGCGCACCGAGGTGGGTGGCGTCCCCGGCATGCTGCCGCCGCTGGAGCAGATCACCAAGTTGATCGGCGATCTCGGCATCGACAATGACGATCACGTCGTCATCGTGCCCTGGGGTACCGATTCGACCGAGTTTGGTGGCGCGACCCGCGTCTATTGGACGTTCAAATATCTTGGCCATGAGGAAGTTTCGATCCTCGACGGCGGGTGGCGGCAATACGACGCCGCCGGCGGGACACGCTCTGCCGAGGCTGTAAAGCCCGAACCGGCGACGTTCCACGCCGAGCCGCAGGAAAAGCTGCTGGCGACGACCGAGGAAGTCGCCGCCGCGCTCAAGGCCGGCGTCAAGCTCATCGATGGCCGGCCGGCCGAGCAGCACCAGGGCAAGTCGAAGAGCCCGGTCGTGCGCGCCAACGGCACGATTCCGGGGTCGATCAACATCGAGCACTCCAAGCTCTACAGCCAGGACCACGCGCTCTTCGCCCGCCCCGAGACTGTGAAGGCCCTGACCGAGGCCGCCGGTCTGGCTGCGGAGGAGGAAAACATCACCTTCTGCAACACAGGGCATTGGGCATCCGTAACATGGTTCGCCCTGTCCGAGGTGCTAGGCAACAAGAACACCACCATGTATGACGGCTCGATGGCCGAATGGACGGCCGATCCGGCGCGCCCGGTCGAGAACAAGTCGGGCACCTGA
- a CDS encoding YeeE/YedE family protein: protein MTDISFDRSRYLPSAVVDRGPALVAGGALLIGLLVIAQLIDLRQAALFVVGGLLGVALYHGSFGFTGGWRRMVVERRGRGIRAQMLMIGVAALAMIPLISAGSLGGQPLVGALAPVGVSVLVGAAMFGLGMQLGGGCGSGTLFTVGGGSARMLVTLTFFIVGALIGSAHLPWWLTLPSFGTIDLGRQLGTGTAILATLAGLGLVALATALIERRAHGNIEREPEPSRPGWTWLLYGPWPLVGAGLLMALLNVATLLLAGHPWSVTFGFGLWGAKAAQAVGVPVATWEFWNWPGPQAALSASVLADVTSVMNFGIVLGAAAAASLAGKFAPKAKIPLGSMLAAVVGGLLMGYGARLSFGCNIGALFSGIASGSLHGWLWFATAFVGSFVGIWMRPLFGLDGFKKK, encoded by the coding sequence ATGACCGACATTTCCTTTGATCGTTCGCGATATTTGCCGTCGGCGGTTGTCGACCGTGGGCCGGCGCTCGTAGCCGGCGGCGCACTGCTGATAGGCCTTCTCGTCATCGCGCAGTTGATCGATCTGCGGCAGGCGGCCCTCTTCGTCGTCGGCGGTCTGTTGGGGGTCGCCCTTTATCACGGCTCCTTCGGCTTCACAGGCGGGTGGCGCCGGATGGTGGTCGAGCGCCGCGGGCGCGGCATCCGCGCCCAGATGCTGATGATCGGCGTGGCGGCATTGGCCATGATCCCGCTGATCTCGGCGGGCAGCCTCGGTGGCCAGCCGCTCGTCGGCGCGCTGGCGCCGGTCGGGGTTTCGGTACTCGTCGGGGCTGCCATGTTCGGGTTGGGCATGCAGCTTGGCGGCGGCTGCGGTTCGGGCACACTGTTCACGGTCGGCGGCGGTTCGGCCCGCATGCTCGTAACGCTTACCTTCTTCATCGTCGGCGCGCTCATCGGCTCGGCACATCTTCCGTGGTGGCTGACGCTTCCATCCTTCGGCACGATCGATCTCGGCCGGCAGCTCGGGACCGGCACTGCGATCCTCGCGACGCTCGCAGGCCTCGGCCTCGTCGCCCTGGCGACGGCGCTGATCGAGCGGCGGGCGCATGGCAACATCGAAAGGGAGCCGGAACCGTCGCGTCCGGGTTGGACCTGGCTGCTTTACGGTCCATGGCCCCTGGTGGGGGCAGGGCTGCTCATGGCTCTGCTCAACGTCGCCACGCTGCTCCTTGCCGGCCATCCCTGGTCGGTCACGTTCGGCTTCGGCCTGTGGGGCGCCAAGGCGGCGCAAGCGGTCGGCGTTCCGGTCGCGACGTGGGAGTTCTGGAACTGGCCGGGGCCGCAAGCGGCGCTCAGTGCAAGCGTGCTCGCCGACGTCACATCGGTGATGAATTTCGGTATCGTTCTTGGCGCGGCAGCCGCCGCGAGTCTTGCCGGAAAATTCGCGCCGAAGGCGAAAATCCCGCTTGGCTCCATGCTCGCGGCCGTCGTCGGCGGTTTGTTGATGGGCTATGGCGCAAGGCTTTCCTTCGGCTGCAATATAGGCGCGCTGTTCTCCGGCATCGCTTCGGGCAGCCTGCATGGCTGGCTGTGGTTTGCGACTGCCTTTGTCGGCTCATTCGTCGGCATCTGGATGCGTCCGCTTTTCGGTCTCGACGGGTTCAAGAAGAAATGA
- a CDS encoding DUF6969 family protein, which translates to MTEEAVELARREIAYCETLLAKGGLNVLSETFRDTAEIKAWDHYPTGDVFDPTSGAQWFYHCHPAEEGAEEHGHFHCFLRPQGPQGPIHHLAAVGVDAHGRLLRLFTVNQWVVGDDWLGAEGTIALLPRFDVQMPRPSYLVNRWLTAIFTAYEQQITELIRERDRTLLAHRQPESVEARQDRALEVTSEFKLSGR; encoded by the coding sequence ATGACTGAGGAAGCCGTAGAACTCGCGCGCCGCGAGATCGCCTACTGCGAAACCTTGCTCGCCAAGGGCGGCCTCAACGTGCTCAGCGAGACCTTTCGCGACACGGCTGAAATCAAGGCCTGGGACCACTACCCGACCGGCGATGTGTTCGACCCGACGAGCGGCGCGCAGTGGTTCTATCACTGCCACCCGGCTGAAGAGGGGGCGGAAGAACACGGCCATTTCCACTGCTTCTTGCGACCGCAAGGACCGCAAGGGCCGATCCACCATCTCGCGGCTGTGGGGGTCGACGCTCACGGGCGCCTTCTGCGGCTTTTCACGGTGAACCAGTGGGTGGTCGGCGATGATTGGCTCGGCGCGGAAGGCACGATCGCTCTTTTGCCGCGCTTCGACGTGCAGATGCCGCGCCCGTCTTATCTCGTGAACCGTTGGCTGACGGCAATTTTCACCGCCTACGAGCAACAAATAACCGAACTGATCCGCGAGCGTGACCGCACCTTGCTGGCACACCGTCAGCCCGAAAGCGTCGAAGCGCGCCAGGACCGCGCGCTGGAAGTCACTTCGGAGTTCAAGCTCTCAGGTCGCTAG
- a CDS encoding GNAT family N-acetyltransferase: protein MIEFRSLTEADFLMLCEWLNSPHMRAHYQKTPITIEEVQGKYSERLSPSHPTHCHIARYNGEPFGMLQCYSLRNYPDFASEIGEQDGVAVDLFIGEERFIGKGFGKAMLRSYVLNVVPSIFPQDCKCFICHAKENKIAIRGSLSAGFLPYRDVIERGVESLLLSFDRPI from the coding sequence ATGATTGAATTCAGGTCACTGACCGAAGCAGATTTTCTGATGTTGTGTGAATGGCTAAATAGCCCTCATATGCGTGCTCACTATCAGAAGACGCCGATAACGATCGAGGAAGTTCAGGGGAAGTATTCTGAGCGCCTGAGCCCAAGCCATCCCACCCATTGCCATATAGCCCGATATAATGGTGAGCCTTTTGGAATGTTGCAGTGCTATTCGCTTCGCAACTATCCCGATTTCGCGTCTGAGATAGGCGAGCAAGACGGCGTAGCCGTCGACCTATTTATCGGTGAGGAGCGTTTCATAGGGAAGGGCTTTGGGAAGGCTATGCTTCGCTCCTATGTGCTGAACGTGGTTCCTTCCATTTTTCCGCAAGACTGCAAATGCTTCATCTGTCACGCTAAAGAGAACAAAATAGCTATTCGTGGTTCGCTGTCCGCAGGGTTTCTGCCGTATCGAGACGTCATCGAGCGCGGCGTGGAAAGTCTGCTACTTTCATTCGACCGACCGATTTAG
- a CDS encoding monovalent cation:proton antiporter-2 (CPA2) family protein, whose protein sequence is MAAESHGIDLLPVIALLGAAVVAAPLFKRIGLGSVLGYLAAGIAIGPFGLRLLQEPSSILHVAELGVVMFLFIIGLEMRPSRLWGLRREIFGLGIVQVALCALLLTGVGVLTGFPVAPSFVAGAGFVLTSTAIVMQLLEERREMAAPKGQRIVSILLVEDMAIVPLLALVAFLAPIVPGSVAASGAIDWLSIAIGLVTIAGLVLAGRYLLNPLFGLIAGVEAREVMTAAALMVVLGSAYVMQLGGLSMAMGAFLAGVLLSESTFRHQLEADVEPFRGILLGLFFLAVGMSLDLGVIARNWAMILFYVAAYMVVKAIVIYLVARLFRASNWEAIERAVFMAQGGEFAFVLYAAALGTGIISSEENAILTAIIIVSMMVTPLLIAALRLVERNIPLSTDGVERPENLSGNVLIIGFGRVGQIVSQVLLTRGHVISIIDTDVEMINTAREFDFKVYYGDGKRLDILHAAGAERASAIVVCVDKADDATKIVELIKAEFPLIPVLARASDRRHALDLITAGADFHIRETFESSLVLGQKALEALGADLPEVAEIIEKVRQRDEKRLELELVGGLYAGRPLFSGKLEPVEAVPPGGSA, encoded by the coding sequence ATGGCTGCTGAGTCCCACGGCATAGACCTGCTGCCGGTTATCGCCCTGCTTGGAGCGGCCGTCGTCGCGGCTCCGCTTTTCAAACGCATCGGACTCGGCTCTGTTCTCGGTTATCTCGCCGCCGGGATTGCCATCGGCCCCTTCGGGCTTCGGTTGCTCCAGGAGCCGTCATCCATTCTTCACGTCGCCGAATTGGGCGTGGTGATGTTCCTCTTCATCATCGGACTGGAGATGCGGCCCTCGCGCCTCTGGGGGCTTCGCCGCGAGATTTTCGGGCTCGGCATCGTACAGGTCGCCCTTTGCGCGCTGCTTCTGACGGGCGTCGGCGTTCTGACCGGCTTTCCGGTAGCCCCCTCCTTCGTCGCCGGCGCCGGCTTCGTGCTCACCTCGACTGCGATCGTCATGCAGTTGCTGGAGGAACGCCGGGAGATGGCGGCGCCGAAGGGGCAGCGCATCGTGTCGATTCTCCTCGTGGAGGATATGGCCATCGTGCCCTTGCTTGCGCTGGTCGCCTTCCTCGCACCGATCGTGCCCGGAAGCGTTGCCGCGTCCGGGGCGATCGACTGGCTTTCGATCGCGATCGGGCTTGTTACGATTGCAGGCCTCGTCCTCGCCGGGCGTTATCTGCTCAATCCGCTTTTCGGCCTCATTGCAGGCGTCGAAGCCAGGGAGGTGATGACGGCGGCAGCACTGATGGTCGTGCTCGGGTCGGCCTATGTCATGCAGCTCGGCGGTCTCTCCATGGCGATGGGCGCCTTCCTCGCCGGTGTCCTGCTGTCGGAGTCGACGTTCAGGCATCAGCTCGAGGCCGATGTCGAACCGTTCCGGGGCATTCTGCTCGGCCTTTTCTTTCTTGCGGTCGGGATGTCGCTCGATCTCGGCGTCATCGCCCGGAACTGGGCGATGATCCTGTTCTACGTGGCCGCCTACATGGTCGTGAAAGCCATCGTCATCTACCTTGTGGCGCGGCTCTTCAGGGCGTCCAACTGGGAGGCGATCGAGCGTGCGGTTTTCATGGCGCAGGGCGGCGAGTTCGCCTTCGTGCTCTATGCCGCGGCCCTCGGCACCGGCATCATCAGCAGCGAAGAGAACGCCATTCTGACGGCGATCATCATCGTATCGATGATGGTGACGCCGCTGCTGATCGCGGCGCTGCGTCTCGTGGAAAGGAACATTCCGCTCTCGACGGACGGCGTGGAGCGGCCCGAGAACCTCAGCGGCAATGTCCTGATCATCGGTTTCGGCCGTGTCGGCCAGATCGTGAGTCAGGTCCTTCTGACACGAGGTCACGTCATCTCCATCATCGATACCGACGTGGAGATGATCAACACCGCGCGCGAATTCGATTTCAAGGTCTATTACGGTGATGGCAAGCGCCTCGACATCCTCCATGCGGCGGGCGCCGAGCGCGCCAGTGCGATCGTGGTCTGCGTGGACAAGGCGGACGACGCCACGAAAATCGTCGAGCTCATCAAGGCGGAGTTCCCTCTCATCCCGGTTCTCGCGCGTGCCTCTGACCGGCGGCACGCGCTGGATCTCATCACCGCGGGCGCCGATTTCCACATCCGTGAGACGTTCGAATCCTCGCTGGTTCTCGGGCAGAAAGCACTGGAGGCGTTGGGAGCGGATCTGCCGGAGGTCGCCGAAATCATCGAGAAGGTTCGGCAGCGGGACGAGAAGCGGCTCGAGCTCGAATTGGTCGGCGGCCTCTATGCCGGGCGGCCGCTCTTCAGCGGCAAATTGGAGCCGGTGGAGGCCGTGCCGCCCGGCGGTTCGGCGTGA
- a CDS encoding xanthine dehydrogenase family protein molybdopterin-binding subunit has translation MTTAIGKSLSRIDGRLKVTGQATYAAEFNQEGQAHAVIVGSTVGLGRIESIDSAAVEKMPGVVAVISHLNAQRLAYNEHRGPIDPPAGERLHVLQGSEVRFFGEPVAIVVAETLDQAEHAANALKVTYSARPPQVDAHAGEQVVPAVARRPGARAEADVARGDADKALETAAVKVEAEYVIARENHNPMEPHATIAAWDGDRLTLWSKSQFVVNEQAEIAAVFGLPPENVQVICPFIGGAFGTSLRTWPHVTLAALAARHVNRPVKLVLTRKQMFFATGHRPYTLQRIALGAQPDGKLIGIVHEGAGETSRYEEFMEALTSVTSFMYSCPNVRTSYRLIPLDASTPTYMRGPGEASGIHALECAVDELAYKLQMDPIDLRRINEPQIDEGRQVPFSSRSMLKCYDLGAERFGWSRRTPEPGSMRDGRLLIGYGMANASYPCLFAPASARVRLLPDGTVEVEAAASDMGPGTYTSMSQVAAEYLGIPVERIRFSLGRSDFPATPPHGGSMTMASVGSAIRAACLDLQAKAAVLAAKGGGNAGLAGQSPEALEWRDGMLFVKGRSDRGVTYADLVSYGGESPLVGEGTAARDAETGQKYSMHSFGAVFAEVAIDPDVKTIKVRRALGAYGVGRVVNPKLATSQCIGGMIGGIGMAIMERTLLDRRNGRPINAHMADYLVPVNLDTPHIEAHFIDEEDTIVNPLGVKGLGEIALVGMSAAVSNAIHHATGRRVHELPITIESLL, from the coding sequence ATGACGACGGCTATCGGTAAATCCTTGTCGCGCATCGACGGCCGCCTGAAGGTCACTGGCCAGGCCACATACGCGGCCGAGTTCAACCAGGAAGGCCAAGCCCACGCAGTCATCGTGGGCAGTACTGTCGGGCTCGGTCGAATAGAATCGATTGACAGCGCAGCGGTTGAGAAAATGCCGGGCGTCGTGGCTGTCATAAGCCACCTCAACGCGCAGCGGCTTGCCTACAACGAACACCGCGGACCTATCGATCCGCCGGCGGGAGAACGGCTTCACGTGCTGCAGGGCTCCGAAGTACGCTTCTTCGGAGAACCGGTCGCCATCGTCGTCGCCGAAACGCTCGATCAAGCGGAGCATGCGGCCAACGCGCTCAAGGTCACCTACTCCGCCCGCCCGCCGCAGGTCGATGCCCATGCCGGCGAGCAGGTCGTCCCGGCGGTCGCGCGCCGGCCGGGTGCCCGGGCCGAAGCCGATGTCGCCCGCGGAGACGCCGACAAGGCGCTCGAAACCGCGGCCGTGAAGGTCGAGGCGGAATATGTCATCGCGCGCGAGAACCACAATCCGATGGAGCCGCACGCGACCATCGCCGCCTGGGACGGCGACCGCCTGACGCTTTGGAGCAAGAGCCAGTTCGTGGTCAACGAACAGGCCGAAATCGCCGCCGTCTTCGGGCTTCCGCCGGAGAATGTGCAGGTGATCTGCCCCTTCATCGGAGGCGCTTTCGGTACCAGTCTGAGAACCTGGCCGCACGTCACCCTGGCGGCTCTGGCCGCGCGGCACGTCAACCGTCCGGTGAAGCTCGTGCTCACCCGCAAACAGATGTTTTTTGCGACGGGGCACAGGCCTTACACGCTACAGCGCATCGCCCTGGGGGCGCAGCCCGACGGCAAGCTCATCGGTATCGTCCACGAAGGGGCAGGGGAGACGAGCCGTTACGAGGAATTCATGGAGGCGCTCACGTCCGTGACGAGCTTCATGTATTCCTGTCCGAACGTGCGCACGAGCTATCGCCTCATTCCCCTGGACGCGAGCACACCGACCTATATGCGGGGCCCCGGCGAGGCGAGCGGTATCCACGCGCTCGAATGTGCGGTCGACGAACTGGCCTATAAGCTTCAGATGGACCCGATCGACTTGCGGCGGATCAACGAGCCGCAGATCGACGAAGGGCGGCAGGTGCCGTTCTCCAGCCGATCGATGCTGAAATGCTACGATCTTGGAGCCGAACGCTTTGGCTGGAGTCGCCGGACGCCCGAGCCGGGCTCGATGCGGGACGGGCGCCTTCTGATCGGTTATGGAATGGCCAACGCCTCTTATCCATGCCTGTTTGCCCCGGCAAGCGCCCGAGTAAGACTTCTCCCCGACGGGACGGTGGAGGTTGAGGCGGCGGCAAGCGACATGGGGCCGGGCACCTACACCTCGATGTCGCAGGTCGCCGCGGAATATCTGGGAATTCCCGTCGAGAGAATCCGGTTTTCTCTTGGCCGCTCCGATTTTCCGGCGACGCCGCCCCATGGCGGGTCGATGACCATGGCTTCTGTCGGCTCCGCGATCAGAGCCGCATGCCTCGATCTTCAGGCGAAGGCGGCCGTGCTTGCGGCAAAAGGCGGCGGCAATGCGGGGCTCGCCGGGCAATCGCCGGAAGCGCTGGAATGGCGCGATGGCATGCTGTTCGTGAAAGGCCGGTCCGATCGAGGCGTCACCTATGCTGACCTCGTGTCCTATGGCGGGGAGAGCCCGCTCGTCGGGGAGGGGACTGCCGCCCGTGACGCCGAAACCGGACAGAAATATTCGATGCATTCATTCGGCGCGGTCTTCGCCGAAGTCGCCATCGATCCCGACGTGAAGACGATCAAGGTCAGGCGAGCCCTGGGCGCCTACGGAGTCGGCCGGGTCGTCAACCCGAAGCTTGCGACGAGCCAGTGCATCGGCGGCATGATCGGCGGCATCGGCATGGCCATCATGGAGCGAACGCTGCTCGACAGGCGCAACGGGCGTCCGATCAATGCGCACATGGCCGATTATCTCGTGCCGGTGAACCTCGATACGCCGCATATCGAAGCCCACTTCATCGATGAGGAAGACACGATCGTCAATCCGCTGGGGGTGAAGGGGCTCGGTGAAATCGCGCTTGTGGGAATGTCGGCGGCGGTCTCGAACGCCATTCATCACGCCACCGGAAGGCGGGTGCATGAACTTCCGATCACGATCGAGAGCCTGCTGTAG
- a CDS encoding FAD binding domain-containing protein — translation MRPFEFQRAASESEAIAAGAAGARYLAGGTTLVDLMREEVETPEKIVDINRLPLNYLRATDEAIVIGALARMSEVAANQDVRRLQPLIPETLTEGASPQLRNVASIGGNLLQRVRCPYFRMLDAPCNKRVPGSGCSAIDGLNAGHAILGTSEHCVATHPSDLAVSLVALGAMLSLKGPRGERTIPVEELFRLPESTPHLEHTLEPGELIVEVHIPNGPYARKARYLKVRDRSSYEFALVSAAAALHVENGIIKEVRIAAGGVGTRPWRMNAVEQALVGKPAARASYEIAAAVSTEETRPLSHNGFKVKLLPATIVRALEMAGDVA, via the coding sequence ATGAGACCCTTCGAATTTCAACGGGCGGCCAGCGAGTCCGAAGCGATCGCCGCAGGCGCTGCCGGAGCCAGATATCTTGCCGGCGGGACGACCCTCGTCGACTTGATGCGAGAGGAGGTGGAGACGCCGGAAAAGATCGTGGACATCAATCGCCTGCCGCTGAATTACCTCCGGGCCACGGATGAAGCGATCGTCATCGGCGCGCTGGCCCGCATGTCCGAGGTCGCCGCCAATCAGGATGTGCGCAGATTGCAGCCGCTCATCCCGGAGACGTTGACCGAGGGTGCATCGCCGCAGCTCCGCAATGTGGCGTCGATCGGCGGCAATCTGCTGCAGCGGGTCCGCTGTCCCTATTTCCGCATGCTGGACGCGCCTTGCAACAAGCGCGTACCGGGTTCGGGATGCTCGGCAATCGACGGCTTGAACGCTGGCCATGCAATTCTCGGCACCAGCGAGCACTGCGTCGCCACGCATCCATCCGATCTGGCCGTTTCTCTCGTCGCCCTGGGAGCGATGCTCTCCTTGAAGGGGCCGCGCGGCGAGCGGACCATTCCGGTAGAGGAGCTCTTCCGGCTTCCGGAGTCGACGCCTCATCTCGAGCACACGCTGGAACCAGGCGAACTCATCGTGGAGGTCCACATTCCAAACGGTCCCTATGCGAGAAAGGCGCGCTATTTGAAGGTCCGGGACCGATCCTCCTACGAGTTTGCGCTCGTATCGGCGGCAGCGGCTCTTCACGTGGAGAACGGAATAATCAAAGAGGTCCGCATCGCCGCGGGGGGCGTGGGCACCCGCCCGTGGCGCATGAACGCTGTCGAGCAGGCGCTGGTGGGAAAACCCGCCGCTCGCGCCAGCTACGAGATCGCGGCGGCGGTTTCGACCGAGGAGACGCGTCCTCTCTCCCACAACGGATTCAAGGTGAAACTCCTTCCCGCAACGATCGTACGAGCACTCGAAATGGCAGGAGATGTGGCATGA
- a CDS encoding (2Fe-2S)-binding protein: protein MTDETAELHPPGLTMSRREALQATAGAVAFAALPLPAEAAADSTATPAPPTHTLPLEVTVNGRVHQLVVDPRLSVLDMLRERLSLTGTKKGCNQGACGACTVLIDGQRVNACLALAVMYDGAKITTIEGVAEGEALHPLQVAFIEHDAFQCGYCTSGQIMSGLGCISEGHASSAEEISYWMSGNICRCGAYPGIVAAVAQAAKEDRT from the coding sequence ATGACTGACGAAACAGCAGAATTGCATCCGCCTGGTCTTACCATGTCACGCCGAGAAGCGCTTCAGGCAACCGCCGGGGCCGTGGCATTTGCCGCGCTGCCGCTCCCGGCCGAGGCAGCAGCGGATTCAACCGCAACGCCCGCGCCTCCCACGCACACGCTGCCGTTGGAAGTGACCGTGAATGGTCGAGTCCATCAGCTGGTTGTCGATCCCCGCTTGTCTGTTCTGGATATGCTGAGGGAGAGGCTCTCTCTGACCGGCACCAAAAAAGGGTGCAACCAGGGTGCGTGCGGGGCCTGCACGGTGCTGATAGACGGCCAGCGCGTCAATGCGTGCCTGGCGCTCGCCGTCATGTATGACGGCGCGAAGATCACGACCATCGAGGGTGTCGCAGAAGGAGAGGCGCTGCATCCGCTGCAGGTGGCCTTCATCGAGCATGACGCCTTTCAATGCGGCTATTGCACATCGGGACAGATCATGTCGGGGCTCGGCTGCATCAGCGAGGGTCATGCATCCTCGGCCGAGGAGATCAGCTACTGGATGAGCGGCAACATCTGTCGCTGCGGTGCCTATCCCGGGATCGTTGCGGCCGTCGCCCAGGCTGCCAAGGAGGATCGCACATGA
- a CDS encoding helix-turn-helix domain-containing protein gives MGGKALADTTAHIRRLQRGLSPPLVAEVFSDDTRLVGRWWNKPFEYELPPLKDHVLSAKYSGQGMASVKIGGQTISAPAAMGTITLAPRGHGGFWRADGHVEVSNIFLGHKRLLASADQVGNGREPELLDRVNFSDPKLFTIMALINDEINSGDAISHLYIDQLLDLVCLQLLRAHSASSMPISPGPQRGLSGWQVKRVTGYMRENMAEDIRIQELADLVNLSRFHFCTAFRMATGQTPYGWLTRQRIAYAKTLLRDMKLRVNDIALAVGYETQSAFAASFRKAVGITPTEFRRRL, from the coding sequence ATGGGCGGGAAAGCGCTTGCGGATACGACGGCCCACATCCGTCGTTTGCAGCGGGGCTTATCGCCACCCCTTGTTGCAGAGGTGTTTTCGGATGATACGCGACTGGTCGGCCGGTGGTGGAACAAACCGTTCGAGTATGAGTTGCCGCCGCTGAAGGACCATGTGCTTTCTGCGAAATACTCCGGGCAGGGCATGGCCTCGGTGAAGATCGGCGGTCAAACGATTTCCGCTCCCGCGGCGATGGGGACGATCACGTTGGCACCAAGAGGCCACGGTGGCTTTTGGCGTGCCGACGGCCATGTCGAGGTCTCGAACATTTTCCTGGGCCACAAGCGCCTTCTAGCCAGCGCGGATCAGGTGGGAAATGGCCGGGAGCCCGAGCTGCTTGACCGGGTCAACTTCAGCGATCCCAAACTGTTCACCATCATGGCTTTGATCAATGACGAGATAAATTCGGGAGACGCGATCTCCCACTTGTACATCGATCAGCTCCTCGACCTTGTCTGTCTTCAGCTCCTCAGGGCTCATTCCGCAAGTTCAATGCCTATCTCGCCTGGACCGCAGCGTGGTCTTTCGGGTTGGCAGGTCAAGCGTGTCACCGGCTATATGCGCGAAAATATGGCGGAGGATATCCGGATTCAGGAACTGGCGGACCTGGTAAACTTGAGCCGGTTCCACTTCTGTACGGCCTTCCGTATGGCCACCGGACAGACGCCATACGGATGGTTGACTCGTCAGCGCATCGCCTACGCCAAGACGCTGCTGAGAGATATGAAGCTGCGCGTCAACGATATCGCTCTGGCCGTGGGCTATGAAACACAATCCGCTTTTGCCGCTAGCTTTCGGAAAGCGGTGGGGATCACACCGACCGAGTTTCGCCGTCGGCTCTGA